Within the Streptomyces sp. YIM 121038 genome, the region CGGACGGCGGCCGCCGCGTCCGGCACCGGGAACGGCAGCGCGTACGCGGCCGCCGACGGCTCCGGGTCCCCGTCCAGCCTGCGCACCGCGCGGCGCAGCTCGTCACGGCGCGCCCGGTGCGCGTCGTAGGCGGTGCGGGCCTCGGCCCGGCGGGCGTCGCCGACGCGGCCGCCGACGACCCCGTAGCCGTACACGGCCGCGTGCTCGGCCCGCAGCGCCGCCTGCACCGCCGCCAACTCGTCCTTGCGCGCGCTCACTTGTCGTCCCCCTCGCCGTTGCCTTCGGCGCCCTTCTCCGTCAGCAGGTACGCGTGCGCCGCGCCCGCGGCGGCGACGGACGCGAGCAGCCGGGCCAGCTCGCCCGGCGCGTCCAGGAGCTGCTTGCCGCGCCGCCGGGCCAGCTCGCGCTCGGCCGCCGCGAGCAGGCGCAGGGCGTCCTTGCGGTCGCCGGGCACGGGCGGCTCGGCCGCGCGCTCCGAGGCGGCCGGGGCCGGCTTCGGCCCGCCGTCCGCGAAGGCCTTCGCGTGCCGGGCCACCTCATCCCGCAGCGGCCGCAGCCGGGCGGACAGGGGGGCGTGGGCCGCGATCACGGCGTCGTAGCGGCGGAGCAGCTCGGCGCTGTCGCGGGCCGCCCGGGCGCGCAGCCGCTCGGCGTCGGCGGAGCGCCCGTCGCCGGACCCGGCGTCCGAGCAGCCGGTGAGCAGCACCGCGCCGGCGGTCCCGGCGAGCAGACTTCTGCGGCGCGGCCCGGGTCGGGACCGCGAGAGGGTGGGATACGACGGCACGGCGGGCGTCCTCGGGAGGCGGGCCGGGAGGGCGCGGGGCAGGGCGTCCCTCGGACGGCGAACGGTGGCGGCGGCACAGAACGGGCCGAGGCCCGGTGATCACCGTACCTTCGCGCCCTCCTCGCACGCGTGACCGGCTCGGTCCCGCACGCGCGTACGGAGCCGGGGGACGGGCACCCGGCCCGGTGGACGGCAACACCCTCCCGGACCGGATACCCTTTGACCAGACACGCGACGATCCCACAACAGCACACGCGGCCGAGGAGTCACCCGGATGAGCACCACCCAGAGCGAGAGGCTGCGGGAACTGCTGGAACCGCTCGTCAGCTCCCAGGACCTGGATCTCGAAGAGATCGAAGTGGCCTCGGTCGGACGCAAGCGGGTGCTGCGAGTCGTCGTCGACTCCGAGGACGGCGTGGATCTGGACCGCATCGCGGATGTGAGCCGTGCGCTCTCCGCGAAGCTCGACGAGACCGACGCGATGGGCGAGGGTGAGTACACCCTGGAGGTCGGTTCCCCGGGCGCCGAGCGCCCGCTCAAGGAGCAGCGCCACTACGAGCGCGCCATCGGGCGCCTCGCCCGCATCCAGCCCGCCGACGGCGCCGACGTGGTCGCGCGCATCGTCGGGGTGGACGACGAGGGCGTCGACCTGGAGGTGCCCGGCGTGAAGGGGCGCAAGCCCACCGCCCGCAGGCTGGCCTTCGGCGACATCGTCAAGGCGCGCGTGGAAGTCGAGTTCAGCCGCAAGGACGACAAGAACATGAAGGAAGAGGAGGAGGCGTAGCCGTGGACATCGACATGAGTGCCCTGCGGGGCCTGGTGCGGGAGAAGGAGATCTCCTTCGACCTGCTGGTCGAGGCGATCGAGTCGGCCCTCCTCATCGCCTACCACCGCACCGAGGGAAGCCGCCGCCACGCGCGCGTGAAGCTCGACCGGGAGACCGGGCACGTGACGGTCTGGGCGAAGGAGGACCCGGAGGACATCGAGGAGGGCCAGGAGGCCCGCGAGTTCGACGACACTCCGTCCGACTTCGGCCGGATCGCGGCCACCACCGCCAAGCAGGTCATCCTGCAGCGGCTGCGCGACGCCGAGGACGACGCGACGCTCGGCGAGTACGCCGGGCGCGAGGGCGACATCGTCACCGGTGTGGTGCAGCAGGGGCGCGACCCCAAGAACGTGCTCGTCGACATCGGCAAGCTCGAGGCCATCCTGCCCGCCCAGGAGCAGGTGCCGGGCGAGGAGTACCCGCACGGCATGCGCCTGCGCAGCTACGTGGTCCGGGTGGCCAAGGGCGTGCGCGGCCCGTCCGTGACGCTCTCGCGCACGCACCCGAACCTGGTCAAGAAGCTGTTCGCGCTCGAGGTCCCCGAGATCGCCGACGGCTCCGTGGAGATCGCCGCCATCGCGCGCGAGGCCGGGCACCGCACCAAGATCGCGGTCCGCTCGACCCGCTCCGGGCTGAACGCCAAGGGCGCCTGCATCGGCCCGATGGGCAGCCGCGTGCGCAATGTGATGGGCGAGCTCAACGGCGAGAAGATCGACATCGTCGACTGGTCGGAGGACCCGGGGGAGATGGTCGCCCACGCGCTGTCCCCGGCCCGGGTCAGCAAGGTCGAGATCGTCGACCTGTCCGGCCGCTCCGCCCGGGTGACGGTCCCGGACTACCAGCTGTCCCTGGCCATCGGCAAGGAGGGCCAGAACGCCCGCCTCGCCGCCCGGCTCACCGGCTGGCGGATCGACATCCGTCCGGACACCGAGCAGCCGGGCCAGGACGGCGGGAACTGACCTTCGCGAGGGGGGATCGCGCGGGTCCGGAAATCCGGTTGCGCGAGCCCCCCTCGCCCTGGTCACGTTACTGATCAAGACAACAACCGTTCGATTCTTGCCCCAAAGGGGTGAGGTCGGTACGGGGAGGTAGACTTAAGCGTGTCTGGCCGGACGCAAGCCCGCGCATGCCCTGAGCGCACCTGTGTGGGGTGCCGGGAGCGAGCGGCCAAGGACGAGCTGCTGCGGATCGTGGCGATCGAGGGCACCTGTGTCCCCGATCCACGCGGTACGCTGCCCGGCCGGGGTGCGTATGTACACCCCGCCCTGGTCTGTCTCGACCTGGCGGTCCGCCGCCGGGCGTTCCCGCGGGCCTTCCGGCTCCAGGGACCGCTCGACACGGCGGAGCTGCGCGGGAATCTCGAGGCGGCCGAGACCGTTGCCGAGCAGGCAACACCGTAAGACGTGCCGCACGGAGCCCCTGTGCGGTCCTGGTACCTCGCGAGTTGGAAGTAGGTCGAGATTGCGATGAGCACTCGATGAGTACGCGATGAGTACGCCCATGAAGTAGCGACGGTCCGGCGGTAACCCGGACCTAAAAGGAGCGAAGTGGCTAAGGTCCGGGTATACGAACTCGCCAAGGAGTTCGGAGTTGAGAGCAAGGTCGTCATGGCCAAGCTCCAGGAACTCGGTGAATTCGTACGTTCGGCGTCCTCGACGATCGAGGCGCCCGTAGTACGCAAACTGACTGACGCACTGCAGCAGGGCAACGGCTCCGGCAAGCCCGCCCCGCGCAAGTCCGCCGCGAAGCCCGCGGCACCGTCCCCCGCGCAGGCCGCCCGTCCGGGTCCGGCCGCGCCCAAGCCCGCGCCGCGTCCGGCGGCCGCGGAGAGCCCGGCCAAGCCCGCGGCCGCCCCGGCGACCCCGGGTCCGCGTCCGACGCCGGGCCCGAAGCCGCCCGCGCCGAAGCCGGCTCCGGCCGCGCCCGCGGCTCCGGCTCCGGCCGCTCCGGCCCCGGCCGCGCCCGAGTTCACCGCGCCGCCGTCGCCGGCCCCGGCCGCGGCGTCCTCCGGTGCTCCGGCCGCGCCGCGCCCCGGCGCCCGTCCCGGTGCCCCGAAGCCCGGTGGCGCCCGTCCGGCGCCCGGCCAGGGTCAGCGTGGCGGCGACCGTCAGGGTGCTCCGCGCCCCGGCGGCCAGGGTGGCGCCCCGCGTCCGGGCGGTGCCCGTCCCGCGGGTCCGCGTCCGGGTAACAACCCCTTCACGTCCGGCGGCTCCACCGGCATGGCGCGCCCGCAGGCGCCCCGTCCCGGCGGTGCCCCGCGTCCCGGCGGCGGCCAGGGCGGCCCCGGCGGCGCCCCGCGCCCGCAGGGCCAGGGCGGTCCCGGCGGCGCTCCCCGTCCGCAGGGCCAGGGCGGTCCCCGCCCGACCCCGGGCGGCATGCCCCGTCCGCAGGCCCCGCGTCCCGGCGGCGGCCCCGGCGGCAACCGTCCGAACCCGGGCATGATGCCGCAGCGTCCCGCCGCGGGCCCGCGTCCCGGCGGTGGCCCCGGTGGCGGCCGCGGTCCCGGCGGCGGTGGCCGTCCGGGCGGTGGCGGCGGCGGTCGTCCCGGCTTCGCCGGTCGTCCGGGTGGTCCCGGTGGCGGCGGCGGCTTCGCCGGTCGTCCCGGTGGTCCCGGTGGCGGCGGCGGTCGTCCGGGTGGTCCCGGTGGCGGCGGCGGTGGCTTCGGCGGCCGTCCCGGCTTCGGTGGCCGTCCGGGTGGTCCCGGTGGCCGTGGTGGCACGCAGGGCGCCTTCGGCCGTCCCGGCGGTCCCGCGCGTCGCGGTCGCAAGTCGAAGCGGCAGAGGCGCCAGGAGTACGAGGCCATGCAGGCCCCGTCGGTCGGCGGCGTGATGCTGCCCCGCGGCAACGGCGAGACCGTTCGCCTGTCGCGCGGTGCCTCCCTCACCGACTTCGCCGAGAAGATCAACGCCAACCCGGCGTCGCTCGTCGCGGTGATGATGAACCTCGGCGAGATGGTCACGGCCACGCAGTCCGTCTCCGACGAGACGCTGCAGCTCCTCGGCGACGAGATGAACTACACGGTTCAGATCGTCAGCCCCGAGGAGGAGGACCGCGAGCTGCTCGAGTCGTTCTCCATCGAGTTCGGCGAGGACGAGGGCGGCGAAGACGCGCTCATGTCCCGTCCGCCGGTCGTGACCGTCATGGGTCACGTCGACCACGGTAAGACCCGCCTGCTCGACGCCATCCGCAAGACGAACGTCGTCGCGGGCGAGGCCGGTGGCATCACCCAGCACATCGGTGCCTACCAGGTCGCCACCGAGGTCAACGGCGAAGAGCGCGCGATCACCTTCATCGACACCCCGGGTCACGAGGCGTTCACCGCCATGCGTGCCCGTGGTGCGAAGTCCACCGACATCGCGATCCTCGTGGTCGCGGCCAACGACGGTGTGATGCCCCAGACGATC harbors:
- a CDS encoding ferritin-like domain-containing protein, translating into MSARKDELAAVQAALRAEHAAVYGYGVVGGRVGDARRAEARTAYDAHRARRDELRRAVRRLDGDPEPSAAAYALPFPVPDAAAAVRLAAALEERLAGVYADLVRAAEGDARAVAAEALREAAVRAARWRGGSVAFPGLAERAGGSGDPSAAPRA
- the nusA gene encoding transcription termination factor NusA: MDIDMSALRGLVREKEISFDLLVEAIESALLIAYHRTEGSRRHARVKLDRETGHVTVWAKEDPEDIEEGQEAREFDDTPSDFGRIAATTAKQVILQRLRDAEDDATLGEYAGREGDIVTGVVQQGRDPKNVLVDIGKLEAILPAQEQVPGEEYPHGMRLRSYVVRVAKGVRGPSVTLSRTHPNLVKKLFALEVPEIADGSVEIAAIAREAGHRTKIAVRSTRSGLNAKGACIGPMGSRVRNVMGELNGEKIDIVDWSEDPGEMVAHALSPARVSKVEIVDLSGRSARVTVPDYQLSLAIGKEGQNARLAARLTGWRIDIRPDTEQPGQDGGN
- the rimP gene encoding ribosome maturation factor RimP translates to MSTTQSERLRELLEPLVSSQDLDLEEIEVASVGRKRVLRVVVDSEDGVDLDRIADVSRALSAKLDETDAMGEGEYTLEVGSPGAERPLKEQRHYERAIGRLARIQPADGADVVARIVGVDDEGVDLEVPGVKGRKPTARRLAFGDIVKARVEVEFSRKDDKNMKEEEEA
- the infB gene encoding translation initiation factor IF-2, which codes for MAKVRVYELAKEFGVESKVVMAKLQELGEFVRSASSTIEAPVVRKLTDALQQGNGSGKPAPRKSAAKPAAPSPAQAARPGPAAPKPAPRPAAAESPAKPAAAPATPGPRPTPGPKPPAPKPAPAAPAAPAPAAPAPAAPEFTAPPSPAPAAASSGAPAAPRPGARPGAPKPGGARPAPGQGQRGGDRQGAPRPGGQGGAPRPGGARPAGPRPGNNPFTSGGSTGMARPQAPRPGGAPRPGGGQGGPGGAPRPQGQGGPGGAPRPQGQGGPRPTPGGMPRPQAPRPGGGPGGNRPNPGMMPQRPAAGPRPGGGPGGGRGPGGGGRPGGGGGGRPGFAGRPGGPGGGGGFAGRPGGPGGGGGRPGGPGGGGGGFGGRPGFGGRPGGPGGRGGTQGAFGRPGGPARRGRKSKRQRRQEYEAMQAPSVGGVMLPRGNGETVRLSRGASLTDFAEKINANPASLVAVMMNLGEMVTATQSVSDETLQLLGDEMNYTVQIVSPEEEDRELLESFSIEFGEDEGGEDALMSRPPVVTVMGHVDHGKTRLLDAIRKTNVVAGEAGGITQHIGAYQVATEVNGEERAITFIDTPGHEAFTAMRARGAKSTDIAILVVAANDGVMPQTIEALNHAKAADVPIVVAVNKIDVEGADPTKVRGQLTEFGLVAEEYGGDTMFVDISAKQGLHIDSLLEAVVLTADASLDLRANPEQDAQGIAIEAHLDKGRGAVATVLVQRGTLRVGDTMVAGDAYGRVRAMLDDKGENVEEAGPSTPVLVLGLTNVPGAGDNFLVVDEDRTARQIAEKRAARERNAAFAKRVRRVSLEDLDKVLKAGEIQQLNLIIKGDASGSVEALESSLLQLDVGEEVDIRVLHRGVGAVTESDIDLAMGSDAIVIGFNVRAAGRAAQMAEREGVDVRYYSVIYQAIEEIEAALKGMLKPEYEEVELGTAEIREVFRSSKLGNIAGVLIRSGEVKRNTKARLIRDGKVIAEELNIVGLRRFKDDVTEIREGFEGGINLGNFNDIKVDDVIATYEMREKPRA
- a CDS encoding YlxR family protein, translating into MSGRTQARACPERTCVGCRERAAKDELLRIVAIEGTCVPDPRGTLPGRGAYVHPALVCLDLAVRRRAFPRAFRLQGPLDTAELRGNLEAAETVAEQATP